The following DNA comes from Methermicoccus shengliensis DSM 18856.
GGCGTGCAGCTCCACGATGCTTGCCCTCACCACGTTTGCACCCTTGTCTCTTGAGCCTGCCCCGTATCCTGCGGCATGCGTCCTCATGGACAGCATCGGCGATGGAAGGGGCTTGGAGAGGGCGCCCAGCAGAGCAGCACCCGTGGGGGTGAGCCGCTCTCCCTCCAGAGCACCCCTGCACGTGGTAAGGGCACACAGCCTCGCAATCTCCACCACCGCGGGGGCTGGCACGGGATATGTGCCGTGCGATGTCTCCACAGTGCCCCATCCGGTGGGAATGGGGGGCACGTGGTACACGGGGAGGGCGCCAAGGTCGAGCAGGGCTGCGCACACGCCCACGATGTCCGCCATCGCATCTTGCTGTCCCACCTCGTGAAGGCACACCCGTTCCAGCGGCTCGCCGTGCACCGCAGCCTCTGCCCGCGCAAGCAGCGTGAACACTCCCTCTGCCATGCTCGCAACCTCTTGGGGCACTCGAGAGCCCCTTATGTGGGTGAGCACCTCTTCCAGCGTCCTTTTGCCCTCATCCCCCCCTTCCACGTGCAGCGCAAGGGCAGAGATGTGTTCCCTCGATGTCCTTCTGAACTCCACTTCAAGCCCGCTTGCAGCCTCCATCGTCCCCTTCACAAAGTCCGCATCTGCCCCGGCATCCACGAGCGCGCACACCAGCATGTCGCCCGCTGCCCCACCAAACGGCTCTATGAGCACTGCCCTCATGCTCACCACTTGGTGGCCAGTGTAAAAATCTTTATCGAATGGGCACACATGGGGGGAGCATGATTGACCTTCACACTCACTCCCTGCTGAGCGACGGTGAGCTTGTGCCAGCAGAACTCGTGCAGCGCGCGAGTGTCAAGGGCTATAGAGCCATAGCAATCACCGACCACGTGGACTTCTCCAATGTGGAGCACGTGCTCTCCTGCCTTAATAGGCTCGACGCCATGAGAGATGCATGGAGCATAGAGGTGCTCATAGGTGTGGAGATCACCCACGTGCCTCCATCCAAGATAGAGAGGCTCGTGGAGCTCTCAAGAAGGCTTGGGGCAGAGGTGGTGGTGGTGCATGGCGAGACCACAAGCGAGCCCGTGGCGAAGGGCACGAACAGGGCTGCGTGCATCGAGGGCGTGGACATCCTCGCCCATCCGGGCTTTATCACCATCGAGGAGGCAGAGCTTGCGAGGGAAAGCGGAGTGCACATCGAAATCACCACCAGAAACGGGCACAACCGCACCAACGGGCACGTGGCAAGGACCGCACTGGAGGTGGGCGCACCCATGGTGGTGGACACCGATGCCCATGCCCCAGATGACCTCGTGAGCGCCGAGTTTGCCCGCATGGTGGCGATGGGTGCTGGTCTCGATGAGCGAGAGGCGCACGAGGCAACGCAGACAAACCCCCAGAGACTCATGGAGGAAAAGCTCTCTCTCAGGTGAGCCATGAGGTTCGATGCTCCTTATCTGTACTCGCAGCTCAAGCCCGTGGACTTTAGAATCCTGACGGCGATAGAGAATGAGATGCGCACCCACGAGTGGGTATCCGTCGAGAGTATTGCCCCATACGTCAATGCCTCGACAGAGCGCATCGCCCACAGGCTTAAGCATCTTAGAAAGTGGAAAGTGGTGGAATATGCGAGGCTCTCGTACGAGGGCTACAGGCTGTTCTACACGGGGTACGACCTTCTTGCCCTCAATGCCCTCGTGAAAAGGGGTTCGATAGACGCCGTGGGCGGGCAGGTGGGGTTTGGCAAGGAGTCTGACGTGTTCGTGGTGCTAAAAGGAGATGAGAGGCGCATCCTCAAGCTTCACAGGGCAGGACTCTCGTTCAAGGGTGTGAGGAGGACGAGAAGGTACATAGCCGAAAGACATCACCTCTCGTGGGTGTATGCCTCGAGGCTTGCCGCCCAGCGGGAGTTCGATGCGCTGAGGAGGCTCTATCCAGAGGTCAGCGTGCCCGAGCCCATCGACCACAACCGCCACGCCATTCTCATGGAGCTGTTCGATGGGCTATCACTCTCTGAGTGCACGCTCGAGCAGCCCATGGAGTGCTTCGAGGAGGTGTGGCACAACATCGAGCAGGCATACGCGCTCGGTGTGGTGCACGCAGACCTCAGCGAGTACAACATCCTCGCCTCACCACAGGGGGTGTGCATCATCGACTGGCCCCAGTGGGTGGAGGTGGGCTCCGAGGGTGCAGATGAGCTGCTGGAGCGGGACATCGGCAACGTGTGCGCTCATTTCACCCGGAAGTACGCCCTAAAGCTCGACCCGAGGGAGCTGCTCGACAGGCTTCAGATGAGGTAGAGCAGCACGAATGCGAGCCCGAAGCACACAGCCCACGTAGCTGGGCTCAGTCTCATCACCTTTGCTCCATCCAGCGGTCCGAACGGTATCAGGTTGAACAGGGCGAGCAGTGCATTGATGTACGCAGCGATGCCCCACGCGGGCGCTGCGCTCATCGAGGCGAGGGAGAAGAACGTGAGGGCGAGCACGATGTTGACCACAATACCGGCCACCGAGATGTGCAGGTGATGAATACGCCTGCGCTCTGGTGGGATGGTGTACGTGTGCACGCCCTCGTGTATCACCACCGCGCCCGGAGCTGCGAACACGAGGTGTCCAAGTGTGAGCAGCGGGGTGGCGATTGCGAGCAGCAAACCCATCCTGCTCATCTCAAACCCTGCCCTGTACCCATAGTGCTGGGCAGTGAGCTTGTGTCCCAGCTCGTGCAGCACAAAGCCCGTGCCCACCGCAATGGCGCTTATGCCCACCACAGGTATGGAGGGGACGGGATACTCAAACACGAGCGCAAACGCCAGCGTGAGCACGATGAAGGACAGCACCAGCTCTTTGATCTCTCTTGGTGTGAACGTGGGCATATGGTCTCCTCTCCACTAAGCTATATGAAGCTATCACCTCAGTCCAGCAGCAACAGGGCATAGGAGTTCAGGCTGGATGCCATCGCCGTGGGTGTACACTCCCCTATGGTGTGTATTGGAAGGCCCGCACGCCTCACAGTGGCGAACACGTCGATGCCGCACGCCTCCATGGAGGGTCTGACCCTCTCCTTGTGGGGACAGCGTCTTTTCAGGGCTGCCTCGTCCAGCCCCTCATGAGTCATTGCAACACACTGTTCGCAGTACTCACATGGATATGCCACGAACGCCAGCGCTCTGTACGCACCGAGCAAAAACGCCCTGCGCTCGAGTTCGAACATCGTGTCGTGAACCCAGAGGGAGAGTTTCCGAAGCAGCTTCCCATGCCATCCCTTTGCACTGGGGTCACGTGGGGACTCAAAGCCCGGCATGTTCTTGAAGTGCACGAGAAGGGCGTGGGAGTACGAGGCCACCACTCTCCTCGTCTCCTCCACGCTCGGAGTGTAAGGTGGACAGCCCAGCCTCTTGCCGTACCCCCTGCACCCGAACTCACACTTGAGCCTAACCCACTCCGCGACCTCCACATCCCGCGCACTGATGGAATGGCACGATGCTCCCCTCGCAGATGCGAGGCTCTGAAGTTCCGCAATGATGCTGGATAGCTCCTCAGTGCTGAGTATTTCCCCTACCATACCCACCCTCGAAAAAGCTCTCGATGAACATAATACATGTGTACATCCTGCCAGAGTCCATCCGACGTCCCGCCATGCTTCACCTCATGCACATTCTGGCTTCGCATATTAATACGCTTTCAAGCGACATCTGGGGGGCTTTTCGGGGCAATGGTGGACGTGCTCGAGAGGGCAGGGGTAGCGCGTTCGATGGCTTCACCTCTGAGCACACGTTCGTCCCCTAAGAAACCCTTTTCTATATCCTTCACCTATGCTCCCTCATGCTCACGATACTTACGGGCTCTCAGTTCGGGGACGAGGGGAAGGGCAAGGTAGTGGACGTGCTCGCTCCCAGCTATGACATCATAGCTCGATTTCAGGGAGGAGACAATGCAGGGCACACCGTGAAGGTGGGGGGAAGGACGTTCAAGCTGCACACCATCCCTTCTGGCGTGCTCTATGATGTGAGGCTACTGATAGGTCCAGGAGTGGTGATGAACCCGAGGGTGCTGCTCGAGGAGTTCTCCCAGCTGGAGGAAGGAGGAGTGGTGGTGGATGGCAATAAGCTTGGGATCGATGCCAAGACCTCCATCATAATGCCCTATCACATCGTGATGGACGAGCTTGCCGAGACGAGGCGAAGGGAGAGGATAGGCACCACCAAGAGGGGCATAGCATATGCGTACATGGACAAGGTGTCCAGGGAGGAGGTGCAGTTCGCCGACATCGTGGATAAAGAGCGCCTCAGGCGCAAGCTCGAGACGATCCTTCCCGCAAAGCGGGCATACCTTGAGGCGATGGGTGCTGATGATGAGCAGCTGGAGCGGGCATTCGACACCGAGTGGCTGTTTGAGGCTGGAGAGCGGCTCTCTTGCCACATCACCGACGTATCGAGGGAGGTGAACGTAGCCCTCTCACAGGGAAAAAGGGTGCTGGCAGAGGGGGCACAGGGCACCCATCTCGACATCATCCACGGAACCCAGAAGTACGTGACGTCCTCCAGCACCATTGCTGGTTCTGCGTGTGCCTCGCTGGGTGTGGGGCCCACGATGGTGGACGAGGTGGTGGGCATCGTGAAGGCATACATCACCCGAGTGGGAGAGGGACCGCTGCCCACAGAGCAACACGGAGATGTGGGAGAGCACATGCAGCAGGTGGGAGGCGAGTATGGCACCACCACGGGAAGGCTCAGGCGGTGTGGGTGGTTCGATGTGCCCCTGCTGAGAAAGAGCATCGCCCTGAACGGATATACCTCCCTCGTGCTCACCAAGCTGGACGTGCTCGGAGGGCTCGACCCCATAAAGATATGCACATCGTACGAGCTCGATGGCACCACGCTCGATTATCCCCCAGAGCTCACATCCGACCTTGCAAGGTGCACTCCCGTGTACGAGGAGCTGGAGGGCTGGGATGAGGACATTTCGGGGGCGCGCTCATTCGAAGAGCTTCCCAGTGCAGCCCGACGCTATGTGGAGAGGCTGGAGGAGCTGCTGGGCGTGCCCATCCCCATCATCTCCACGGGCCCAGGCCGTGAGCAGACAATACAGAGGTGATGTGGATGCGGGGTGAGAGAGGGGCGATGATGTGGAAACCACTGGATGAGAGGGTGGAGTGCACCCTTTGCGCCCATCGGTGCCACATACAGAGCGGGGCGTACGGCATATGCAGGGTGAGAAGGAACGTGAACGGGGAGCTTCACACCCTCATCTATGGGCTGGTGTCCGCAAGGAACGTTGATCCAATCGAGAAAAAGCCGCTGTATCACTTTTATCCCGCAACGATGTCATACTCGCTGGGCACGGTGGGATGCAACTTCAGGTGTGCCCACTGCCAGAACTATGAGATATCGCAGGCGACAATCGAGGACATTCACCTCGTGGAGATTTCCCCGGAGCGGGCGGTGAGTGAGGCGCTCTCCATGGGCTGTGCATCGATATCATGGACGTACAACGAGCCCACGATATGGTTCGAGTACACGTACGACAGTGCAAAGCTCGCAAAAGCCCACGGGCTGGCCACGGTGTACGTCACCAATGGCTACATCACTGAGGAGGCGCTCACAGAAATATCGTCCTATCTCGATGCCTTCAGAGTGGACATCAAGGGAAGGGAGAATGTATACAGGAAGCTGTGCAAGGCGAGGCTGGAGCCCGTGCTCGCCTCCACCAAGCTCGCCTTCGACATGGGTATGCACGTGGAGGTGGTGAATCTCATAATTCCGGGATACAATGACTCAGAGGAGGACATCGAGTGGCTGTGCCGCTGGGTGCTCGATAACCTGAGTGCAGACGTGCCCGTGCACTTCACACGCTTTTACCCCCATTACAGGCTCAACCACGTGGAGCCCACGCCCGTGCTCACGCTGGAGAGGGCATATGAGATTGCAAGGCGCATGGGCGTGCACTACCCTTACATCGGCAACGTGGTGGGGCACCCCTACGAGAACACGTACTGTCCTGTGTGCGGCACGGTGCTCATAGAGCGAAAGGGGCTCTATGCAAACCTCAAGCTCGAAAAGCCAGAGTGCCCATCCTGTGGAAATCCCGTGCCCATCGTGGGGCTGGAGGAGGGCTCATGAAAAGGGTGCTCGCCACGGGAACGTTCGAGTTCCTTCATCCCGGACATCTGCACTTTCTGTCAGAGGCGAGAAAGCTGGGAGATGAGCTGGTGGTGCTCGTGGCACGGGACTCCATGATTCGCCACAAGCCCAGGCCCATAATACCAGAGCGGCAGAGGTTGGAGATGGTATCTGCCCTCAGAGTGGTGGACAGGGCGGTGCTGGGAAGCGAAAGGGACATCTTCGAGCCCCTCTATGAGATACGGCCAGACGTGATAGCCCTCGGATATGACCAGAAGTTCGATGAAAGGGAGCTCACAGAGCAGCTCAAGATACGGGGTTTTGATGTGGAGGTGGTGAGAATAACCTCAAGACGGGACTGCTCCCTGTGCTCGAGCGCGTCGATCACGGAGCACGTGCTGAAGAGGGCGTCGAGGGAGAGGGAGGTGGACAATGACTGAGTATGACGTGGTGATAGTGGGTGCGGGACCCGCTGGTATGTTTGCCGCAGAGGCGCTCTCCGAGAGCCAGCTCAAGGTGCTCATAGTGGACATGGGCAATGATGCCCTCGAGAGAAGGTGTAAGATGAGTCCAGAGAGCGGATGCATGCACTGCTCCCCATGCGACATCATGTGTGGCGTTGGGGGCGCTGGCACGTTCTCTGATGGCACACTCAACCTCAGGCCAGACATAGGGGGGGACCTCACCGAGTTCGTGCCCAATGAGCGGGCATGGGAGCTCGTGGAGGAGGTGGACAGGATATTCCTCAGATATGGCGCTCCAGAGCAGCTGAGCAAGCCAGAAGGTCGAGAGCTGGAAGAAATAGAGCGCAGGGCCGCATCCGTGGGCGCTGTATTCATTCCCATTCCTCAGCGACACATCGGCTCTGACAGGGCTCCAGAGGTGATACACCGCTTCAAGAGTGCGCTTCAGGAGAGAGGTGTGGAGTTCAGGCTGAACACCACCGTGAAAAACCTCATCGTGGAGGGTGGTGTGTGCAGGGGCGTCATCACGTCCGATGGGCAGAGCATATGGGCGAGGTACGTGGTGCTCGCGCCCGGGCGCATAGGGGCCTCGTGGGTGGACGAGCTTGCCACCACCCACGGCATCGAGGCAGCGTATGGCCCCATAGATGTTGGGGTGAGGGTGGAGGTGCCCTCCATCGTGATGGACCCCATCACGAGGATTAACCGCGACCCGAAGTTCCACATCCGAACTCGAAGATACGACGATTTTGTCCGCACATTCTGCACAAATGAGCACGGCTTTGTTGTCAAGGAGGAGTACGAGGGCTTTGTTGCCACCAACGGCCACTCCCTCAAGGACAGGAGAAGCGAGAACACCAACTTTGCGTTTCTGGTGAGGGTAAACCTGACAGAGCCCCTCGAGAACACCACCAAGTATGGACGCTCCATTGCCAAGCTGGCAACCACAATCGGGGGCGGAAAGCCAGTGCTGCAGCGCATGGGCGACCTCCGGCGGGGAAGGCGCTCCACATGGAGCAGGCTCAAGGGCAACCCGGTGAAGGGCACGCTGTCCGATGTGACGCCCGGCGACATCTCGATGGCGCTGCCCCACAGAATCGTCATGGATATCATCGAGGGGCTGGAGGTGCTCGACCGCATCATCCCGGGCGTGGCGTCCGACTCGGTGCTGCTGTATGCCCCCGAGATAAAGTTCTATGCCATGCGGCTGTTCGTGGACGAGCACATGCAGACCAGTATAAAGGGGTTGTATGCCGCGGGCGATGGAGCAGGACTCTCACGGGACATCGTCAATGCGGCAGCCACTGGCTTGCTGGCTGGTCGCGGCATCCTGAGGGATGAGGCATGAGGCAGGATGAGCTCGAAGGGCTGCCCTACCCCCTCACAGATGAGGAGCTGGAGGTGCTGAGGAGGGAAGCAGAAAGAAGCCTCGATGACAAGATAGAGATGCTGAAGGTGGTGTCAGACCCCATAAGGCTTCGCATTCTCACAATCCTCAGGAAAAGGGAGGTGTGCGTGTGCGTGCTCGTTCATCTTCTGGGCGTGAGGCACTCCACCCTCTCCTACCACCTGAGGCTGCTCAAGGAGGCAGGGCTCGTGGACTCCGAGAGGAAGGGGGGATTTCAGGTGTATGCTCTCACCCCAGAGGGACGCTTTCTGATAGAGCTGCTCGTGCGCACATTCTAAGTGACACTGTTTCAAATTCAATCAAATCAGATATGCCATTTTATTTGTAGCTCGGTCTTTGGACATCGAATAAAAGAGAAATGTTTATATCATTTCAAATTTGATTTGAATTAGGTGTTCCAAAAATGGCTGAGGAGAGGTGGTGCTGAGTGGATATAATGGTGGCTGTAATTGCGCTTGCGATAACCGGTGTGGCCGTTGGCTTTGCCGGCGGGCTTCTGGGCGTCGGCGGATGCTTCATCATGGTGCCAGTTCAGATATGGGTGTTCACTGCGATGGGCGTTCCGCTGGACATAGCGGTCAAGCAGGCGTTTGGCACGAATTTGCTCGTGGTGCTTCCCACCGCGATGAGCGGGGCGTTTGGACACCACAGAAAGGGCGTGGTGTGGTGGAAGGCAGGCATCGTGCTCGGGCTCACGGGAGCCGTGGGAAGCTTCATAGGTGCTACGATTGCTGCCCATCTCGCGGGAAGCCTTCTCAAGCTCATCTTCGGTGCCGCCATCTTTGTGGGTGCGGTGAGAATGCTCACCGCCAAGCCTCCAAAGGTGGCAGAGGAGCCAAAGGACAGCCCGCTGCTGTGGGCTGCGTGGGGCTTTCCCATGGGCATCGTGACGGGCATAATCGGAATAGGCGGCGGTATACTGATGATTCCCGTGATGGTGCTCGCCCTGAAGTTCAAAATGCACAATGCTGTGGGCACTTCAACCGCGATGATGATTTTCACCTCCGCCGGGGGCGTGCTGGGCTACATACTCAACGGACTCGACGTACCCAACCTTCCTGCCTACTCTCTCGGATACGTCAACCTGCTCGCATGGGCGGCGCTCGCCATCACGAGCATCCCCATGGCACAGGTGGGGGTGGTGGCAGCCCACAGGCTGCCCGCAAAGAAGCTCAGGTACGTGTTCATAGCCGTGATGTTCTACATTGCCTTGAAGATGATGGGTGTGTTCACCTATCTGGGGCTGCCCATCTAAGGGTGCCCCATCCCTTTTGCTGTACATTGATACCACCTCGGAAAGGCACTTATACATCAATATCGAAACTCGATAACGATAGGTGATATCTTGCTGGATCGAAAGTTATTCCTCTGTTTTGTAAGGATACACATCCTCTACCACGCATCAGAGGGGGAGATTTACGGAGCCTGGATGATGGACGAGCTTGCGAGGCACGGCTACTCTTTAAGCCCCGGAACGCTCTATCCAATTCTTCACGAAATGGAGGATGACGGGCTGCTGCACTCGAGAAGAGTTGTTGTGAACGGAAAGGTGAGAAGGGTATATCAAGCTACAGAAGATGGCTTAAACGCTCTGGAGTTAGCGAAAAACAGAATAAAGGAGCTTTTCAGCGAGGTGATTAGTTGATACAGATGTTAAATGTCAGAAAAAGCTTTGGAGGAAAAGAGGTTCTCAAGGGCGTGAGCTTGAGCGTAAAAAGAGGGTGTGTGATGGCCATTACTGGGCCTTCAGGCAGTGGTAAGTCAACGCTTCTGCGATGCATAAACAGGCTCACAGAGCTGGATGAAGGAGATATACTGGTTGATGGCATTTCCATTAGGGATTACAACCCCGTTCAGCTCAGAAGGAAGGTTGGAATGGTGTTTCAGTTTCCCGTGATGCTCGAGGGGAGCGTTAGAGATAACATAGCCTATGGTCTAAGGCTTTTGGGTAGAGAGGAAGGTGTTGAAAGGCTTGCCAGAGAGGTTGGAGTTGAAGATTTGCTCGATAATGATGCTACCAGGCTCAGTGGAGGGGAACAGCAGAGAGTTGCCATAGCAAGAGCATTGGCTTTAAAACCGAAGACCATGCTTTTTGATGAGCCAACAGCCTCTCTTGACAATGAAAATGTCATAAAAATTGAAAGTCTTGTGATGAAGCTCGTTAAATCAAAAGGACTGACCGTCTTATGGGTGACTCATGATTTCGAGCAGGCAAAGAGGCTTGGACACAGAATTGCCGTTATGAGAAACGGAAGAGTTGCCATGGTCGAGCATCTGAGGTAGGTTGATGTGTTTATGTACGCTGAACCCTTAATTAAGCTTGCCTGCGCATCTGTGCTTGTCATACTCGTGATACTCCTCTCATATTTCAGAAGAATAGAGATTGGCAGAGACCTCTCCTCCGCTGCTTTAAGGGGCTTTGCACAGCTGATGCTTCTTTCTGTTGTGCTTACATATGTTTTCACAAGTGTGATGTGGCATACGCTTGCCATTGTGATATTCATTGCAATGGCTTTGCTTGCTGGATACACATCAGCGAGGAGAGTGGACATGCCAAAGGCAGCATTGATAACCACTCCAAGCATAGCCATCGGTGCTTCAATATCTCTTGCAATAATGGTAGCCCTTAATGTCATACCGCTTAAACCAGAGTTTGTGATACCCATCGCGGGCATGGCATTTGGAAATGCGATGAACATATGCTCCCTCACACTCACGAGGCTTTTGAGTGAGATCAGGAATAATAAAAGCAGAATAGAGGTGATGCTTGCACTTGGAGCTACTGCTCAGGAAGCCGTGGAACAGTATGAGAGAGCATCTATAAAATCCGCCCTTATTCCGACCCTCGACAACATGAGGACTCTCGGCATAATCTTCATCCCCGGCGCGATGACTGGAATGCTAATGGCGGGAGTTGAGCCGATAACCGCTGCTGTGTATCAGCTATCAATCTTCTTCATGATCATCAGCTCTGGAGCCATTACGGCGGTATATGCCAGCTACCTTGTGAGGGGAAGGCTATTCACACCCGCCCATCAACTTACGGAGGAGATTTAGACAACCCTAACTGCTTTCAAGCTGTTGCTTGCTTTGTAAGCAACACTATGAAACTTTCTATTATGATAGAAAATAAAGAAAGAAAAAAAGGAGGAATCAGTAGGTCTGGAGGTAGCGGTCGAGCTCCCACTGGTGCACCTGCGTTCTGTAGCTATCCCAGTCTGCCATTGCCACGTTGATGATGCTCTGGGATACGTGCTCGCCAAGGGCACTCACGAGCAGCTCATCCTCCTTGAAGCACTCAATTGCCTCCTTGAGGGTGCCCGGAAGCATGCCGATGCCCAGCTTCTCCCTCTCCTCCTCGGTCAGCTTGTAGATGTTCTTCTCCACCCTCTCTGGCGGCTCTATCTTGTTCTTCACGCCGTCCAGACCAGCGGCGAGTATGGCTGCAAAGGCAAGGTAGGGGTTGCACGAGGGGTCAGGGCTTCTGATCTCGATTCTGGTGCTGTTGCCCCTTGGAGCTGGCACCCGTATGAGCGAGCTTCTGTTGGGCCCAGACCACGTGATGTACACGGGCGCCTCATAGCCTGGCACGAGCCTCTTGTAGGAGTTCACCAGCGGGTTGGTTATCGCGGTGATGGCTCTGATGTGCTTTAGCACCCCTCCCACAAAGTACCTGAGGGTGTCGCTTATCTGGTCTGGTGCGTCCGGGTCATAGAAGGCGTTCTTGCCGTCCTTGAACAGCGAGGTGTTCGTGTGCATTCCAGAGCCATTCACACCGAATATGGGCTTTGGCATGAAGGTGGCGTGCAGCCCGTGCTGCAGGGCGAGCGTCTTGGCAACGTACTTCAGAGTGATCACGTTGTCTGCGGTCGCCAGCGCGTTGTCGTACTTGAAGTCTATCTCGTGCTGCCCGAATGCCACTTCGTGGTGGGCTGCCTCCACCTCGAACCCCATCTCCTCCAGCACGAGCACAATCTCTCGCTTGATTTCCTCTGCGAGGTCTATGGGGGCGAGGTCGAAGTATCCTCCCCGGTCCTGCGGGATGTTGGTGGGCATGCCGTCCTGCCTCTTGAATAGGAAGAACTCCATCTCTGGGCCAGTGTTCATCACATAGCCCAGCTTGGCAGCTTCTTCCATGTTCTTCTTTAGCACCTGTCTTGGACAGCCCATGAAGGGTTTGCCATCTGGAAGCTCGATGTCACATATCAGCCGAGCCTCGGCAGTGCCCTCATTGCCGCTCCATGGCAGCACCCTGAAGGTGTCCGGGTCTGGCCTCAGCACCATGTCTGACTCCTCGATTCTCACAAAGCCCTCTATCGAGGAGCCGTCGAAGTGTATACCAGGACCAAGCGCCTTTTCGAGCTGCCCTACGGGAATCGCCACGTTCTTGGGGATGCCTTGCACATCCACGAACTGCAGCCTGACAAACCTTACGTTCTTTTCCTCCACTATCCTGAAGATTTCGTCCTCTTTTGAGCCCATGCTCTCTCTCCCGTACGCTATAGGTCAATCCATGGTAACTGTATCGCACCACCTACATATGGATGACCTGCACTCAACTGCTAATATCTAATATATAGCGTTTTCTATGAGGGAGTTTGTCGAGTCTTTGAGTATCGGATAACTGCATATGGGGGTGGGTGGCTATCAGACTGATGGACTCCTCCTCTATACCCATCTCCTTTGGATTAGCAACGTTTATAGCCCAGCTACCACCGTTATGGTGAGGCGATGGTGAGCAT
Coding sequences within:
- a CDS encoding ArsR/SmtB family transcription factor, whose amino-acid sequence is MRQDELEGLPYPLTDEELEVLRREAERSLDDKIEMLKVVSDPIRLRILTILRKREVCVCVLVHLLGVRHSTLSYHLRLLKEAGLVDSERKGGFQVYALTPEGRFLIELLVRTF
- a CDS encoding sulfite exporter TauE/SafE family protein; the encoded protein is MVAVIALAITGVAVGFAGGLLGVGGCFIMVPVQIWVFTAMGVPLDIAVKQAFGTNLLVVLPTAMSGAFGHHRKGVVWWKAGIVLGLTGAVGSFIGATIAAHLAGSLLKLIFGAAIFVGAVRMLTAKPPKVAEEPKDSPLLWAAWGFPMGIVTGIIGIGGGILMIPVMVLALKFKMHNAVGTSTAMMIFTSAGGVLGYILNGLDVPNLPAYSLGYVNLLAWAALAITSIPMAQVGVVAAHRLPAKKLRYVFIAVMFYIALKMMGVFTYLGLPI
- a CDS encoding PadR family transcriptional regulator encodes the protein MLDRKLFLCFVRIHILYHASEGEIYGAWMMDELARHGYSLSPGTLYPILHEMEDDGLLHSRRVVVNGKVRRVYQATEDGLNALELAKNRIKELFSEVIS
- a CDS encoding ABC transporter ATP-binding protein; translation: MLNVRKSFGGKEVLKGVSLSVKRGCVMAITGPSGSGKSTLLRCINRLTELDEGDILVDGISIRDYNPVQLRRKVGMVFQFPVMLEGSVRDNIAYGLRLLGREEGVERLAREVGVEDLLDNDATRLSGGEQQRVAIARALALKPKTMLFDEPTASLDNENVIKIESLVMKLVKSKGLTVLWVTHDFEQAKRLGHRIAVMRNGRVAMVEHLR
- a CDS encoding ABC transporter permease, with protein sequence MYAEPLIKLACASVLVILVILLSYFRRIEIGRDLSSAALRGFAQLMLLSVVLTYVFTSVMWHTLAIVIFIAMALLAGYTSARRVDMPKAALITTPSIAIGASISLAIMVALNVIPLKPEFVIPIAGMAFGNAMNICSLTLTRLLSEIRNNKSRIEVMLALGATAQEAVEQYERASIKSALIPTLDNMRTLGIIFIPGAMTGMLMAGVEPITAAVYQLSIFFMIISSGAITAVYASYLVRGRLFTPAHQLTEEI
- the glnA gene encoding type I glutamate--ammonia ligase, which encodes MGSKEDEIFRIVEEKNVRFVRLQFVDVQGIPKNVAIPVGQLEKALGPGIHFDGSSIEGFVRIEESDMVLRPDPDTFRVLPWSGNEGTAEARLICDIELPDGKPFMGCPRQVLKKNMEEAAKLGYVMNTGPEMEFFLFKRQDGMPTNIPQDRGGYFDLAPIDLAEEIKREIVLVLEEMGFEVEAAHHEVAFGQHEIDFKYDNALATADNVITLKYVAKTLALQHGLHATFMPKPIFGVNGSGMHTNTSLFKDGKNAFYDPDAPDQISDTLRYFVGGVLKHIRAITAITNPLVNSYKRLVPGYEAPVYITWSGPNRSSLIRVPAPRGNSTRIEIRSPDPSCNPYLAFAAILAAGLDGVKNKIEPPERVEKNIYKLTEEEREKLGIGMLPGTLKEAIECFKEDELLVSALGEHVSQSIINVAMADWDSYRTQVHQWELDRYLQTY